A genomic window from Lycium barbarum isolate Lr01 chromosome 4, ASM1917538v2, whole genome shotgun sequence includes:
- the LOC132635562 gene encoding 14 kDa proline-rich protein DC2.15-like, protein MHSSLEQKKKEKPLQKTMASTNIFPSLALFLCLNLFFALVSGCGTCPKPTPPPKPKPSCPPPSSSTPKGTCPIDTLKLGVCADVLGLVHAVVGSPPVTPCCSLLSGLANTEAALCLCTAIKANILGINLNIPVSLSLLLNVCSKEAPAGFKCS, encoded by the coding sequence ATGCACTCGTCACTtgagcaaaagaaaaaagaaaaaccaCTTCAAAAAACAATGGCTTCCACGAATATTTTCCCTAGTCTTGCTCTTTTCCTTTGTCTCAATCTTTTCTTTGCCTTAGTTTCTGGCTGTGGCACTTGCCCAAAACCTACGCCACCACCAAAGCCAAAGCCATCATGCCCTCCTCCTTCTTCTAGTACTCCAAAAGGAACTTGCCCAATTGATACACTTAAGTTAGGAGTTTGTGCTGATGTTCTTGGATTAGTACATGCTGTTGTTGGCTCACCACCAGTCACTCCTTGTTGTAGCCTTCTTTCCGGACTTGCTAATACTGAAGCTGCTCTTTGTCTTTGCACTGCTATTAAGGCTAATATTTTGGGGATTAACCTTAATATCCCAGTTTCACTTAGCTTGCTTCTTAATGTTTGCTCCAAGGAAGCTCCTGCTGGCTTCAAGTGTTCTTAA